In one window of Plasmodium berghei ANKA genome assembly, chromosome: 14 DNA:
- a CDS encoding 26S protease regulatory subunit 7, putative yields the protein MEEEPATQSKPLDDEDINILKSYGSGPYSKSIKKVENDITGLVTNINKLCGVRESDTGLCLPNQWDLQLDKQMLNEEQPLQVARCTKIINSDTDQTKYIINVKQIAKFVVGLGEKVAPSDIEEGMRVGVDRTKYKIQILLPPKIDPSVTMMTVEEKPDITYNDIGGCKEQLEKLREVVEMPLLQPERFVTLGIDPPKGVLLYGPPGTGKTLTARAIANRTDACFICVIGSELVQKYVGEGARLVRELFQMAKSKKACILFIDEVDAIGGSRGDESAHGDHEVQRTMLEIVNQLDGFDNRGNIKVIMATNRPDTLDSALVRPGRIDRKIEFSLPDLEGRTHIFKIHANTMNMSRDVRFELLARLCPNSTGSDIRSVCTEAGMFAIRARRKTITEKDLLLAINKVIHGCKQFSATGKYMVYN from the exons ATGGAAGAAGAACCAGCTACTCAGTCCAAACCATTAGATGATGAGGATATAAACATTTTGAAATCATAT GGTTCTGGACCATATTCtaaaagtataaaaaaagtggAAAATGACATTACTGGATTGGTTACTAACATTAATAAGCTATGTGGGGTAAGGGAAAGCGATACAGGGCTATGTTTGCCAAATCAATGGGACTTGCAATTAGATAAGCAAATGTTAAATGAAGAGCAGCCACTACAAGTAGCTAGATGTACAAAGATAATAAATTCTGATACCGatcaaacaaaatatataataaatgtaaaacAAATAGCAAAGTTTGTTGTCGGCTTAGGCGAGAAGGTGGCACCTAGTGATATTGAAGAAGGCATGAGAGTTGGGGTTGATAGAACAAAGtataaaattcaaattttattgCCTCCTAAAATAGATCCTAGTGTTACTATGATGACTGTTGAAGAAAAACCAGATATAACATATAATGACATTGGCGGATGTAAAGAAcaattagaaaaattaagaGAAGTTGTTGAAATGCCTTTATTACAACCTGAGAGATTTGTAACTTTAGGTATTGACCCACCTAAGGGTGTTTTACTTTATGGGCCTCCAGGTACAGGTAAAACATTAACAGCTCGAGCTATTGCAAATAGAACAGATGCTTGTTTCATTTGTGTTATAGGATCAGAATTAGTTCAAAAATATGTTGGTGAGGGGGCAAGACTTGTTAGAGAATTATTTCAAATGGCTAAATCTAAAAAAGCatgcattttatttatcgATGAAGTAGATGCAATAGGAGGATCAAGAGGAGATGAAAGTGCCCATGGAGATCATGAAGTTCAAAGAACTATGCTTGAAATAGTAAATCAATTAGATGGTTTTGACAATAGAGGTAATATAAAAGTTATAATGGCAACTAATAGACCAGATACATTAGATAGCGCTTTAGTTCGGCCGGGTAGAATTGACAGAAAAATTGAATTTAGTTTACCAGATCTTGAAGGAAGaacacatatttttaaaatacatGCTAATACTATGAACATGAGTAGAGATGTGAGATTTGAACTTTTAGCAAGATTATGCCCTAATAGCACAGGTTCAGATATTAGAAGTGTATGTACAGAGGCAGGAATGTTTGCAATCAGAGCAAGGAGAAAAACAATTACTGAAAAGGATTTATTACTCGCAATCAATAAAGTTATACATGGTTGTAAGCAATTTTCGGCAACTGGGAAATATATGGTGTATAATTAA
- a CDS encoding cytochrome c, putative, protein MNLFKNKKDIYNDDFQANFVLPPGDKVKGEKLFKKHCKQCHSIAPDNSQSNSGFTSWGPSLFNVYNRTAGMSKGNSPFQVSPDMETSGIIWNDVNLMRYMKNPKQFVEANIGMNFKGIANFQDRVDIVHYLKTITYDDPHGQEIIKKYSNKSK, encoded by the coding sequence atgaatttatttaaaaataaaaaggatatatataatgatgatTTTCAAGCCAATTTTGTATTGCCCCCGGGAGACAAAGTCAAAGGTGAAAAACTATTCAAAAAACATTGTAAGCAATGCCATTCAATAGCACCAGATAATAGCCAATCTAATTCGGGATTTACCAGTTGGGGGCcttctttatttaatgtatataatagaaCAGCGGGGATGAGCAAAGGGAATTCGCCATTTCAAGTTTCACCAGATATGGAAACATCCGGAATTATATGGAATGATGTAAATCTAATGagatatatgaaaaatccAAAACAATTTGTTGAGGCAAATATTGGTATGAACTTCAAAGGAATTGCAAATTTTCAAGATAGAGTTGACATtgttcattatttaaaaacgATAACTTATGATGACCCTCATGGGcaagaaataataaaaaaatattccaaTAAATCGAAATAA